The Treponema pectinovorum genome includes a window with the following:
- a CDS encoding Na/Pi cotransporter family protein, whose amino-acid sequence MILNIIGQIMGFMGSLCLLLFGMNLLSNGIQKGAGKNLQKLLSKITGNRFTALLTGIGVTAIIQSSGATTVMVVSFVNAEILTLKQAIAVIFGANIGTTVTAWIVAIFGFNFSIATLAIPLFGVGYILKYFKHLKIHNFADSFMGFALLFMGLGLLKEVLSLSPSSTAFLLKISSLGRLGILIGVFFGALITALLHSSSAMTAIVLTMAANGSLSWEMSAALILGSNIGSTIDAVMSSFGASVNSKRTALVHVGFNVTGTLIVLCIFRPFLSFIDFIVPGTPASNITTHISMLHTIFNVCATLIFLPFIDQIAALSSKLIKDTSKEKNIHYTFPAILPSSHISADIYSFQIQKEISKMAAKVMEMFDFICDTVLNAGISIEENLQKDVSLDSLENSVEEVDNIENYIDEMNEAITQFLQDCTRLPNANHEDRVHFYHLLAITDSLENLSDECSSIMFTLKKYLVNDNFEMQKESTKKIESYLDLVRNFFEQVCLYLTIGMTSEEKQQSELLEQKIDSTKRELKLSSRNRLEHGGDVKTELAFIDLVRKIEKAGDCVYSCAKAI is encoded by the coding sequence ATGATTTTAAATATCATTGGTCAAATTATGGGATTTATGGGTTCATTGTGTTTGTTGCTTTTTGGTATGAACCTTCTCTCAAATGGTATTCAAAAAGGAGCTGGAAAAAATCTCCAAAAACTTTTGAGCAAAATAACAGGAAATCGCTTTACTGCTTTACTAACTGGAATTGGAGTTACTGCGATAATTCAATCGTCTGGCGCTACAACCGTAATGGTCGTAAGTTTTGTAAACGCCGAAATTTTAACTCTTAAACAGGCGATTGCCGTCATCTTTGGAGCAAACATAGGAACAACGGTTACCGCTTGGATTGTCGCAATATTCGGATTTAATTTTTCAATAGCAACGCTTGCAATTCCGCTTTTTGGCGTAGGTTATATTTTAAAATATTTTAAGCATTTAAAAATTCATAATTTTGCAGACAGTTTTATGGGATTCGCGCTGCTTTTTATGGGACTTGGACTTTTAAAAGAAGTGCTTTCGTTAAGTCCTTCTTCAACGGCATTTTTGTTGAAAATTTCATCATTGGGCAGGCTGGGAATTCTCATAGGAGTTTTTTTTGGAGCTCTTATCACCGCACTGCTTCATTCTTCGTCTGCAATGACCGCTATAGTTCTTACAATGGCAGCGAATGGTTCTTTAAGTTGGGAAATGAGTGCCGCGCTGATTTTAGGAAGCAATATTGGTTCCACAATAGATGCGGTTATGTCGAGCTTTGGGGCATCGGTCAATTCAAAAAGAACAGCGCTTGTCCATGTTGGATTTAATGTTACAGGAACTTTGATAGTTTTGTGTATATTTAGACCTTTTCTATCGTTTATTGATTTTATAGTTCCAGGAACGCCTGCTTCAAATATAACAACTCATATTTCGATGTTGCATACAATTTTTAATGTCTGTGCAACTTTGATATTTCTTCCATTTATTGACCAAATTGCAGCGCTTTCTTCAAAGTTAATAAAAGACACTTCAAAAGAGAAAAATATCCATTACACTTTTCCTGCGATTCTTCCATCAAGCCATATTTCTGCGGATATTTATTCTTTCCAAATCCAAAAGGAAATTTCAAAAATGGCTGCAAAAGTGATGGAAATGTTCGATTTTATTTGCGACACCGTTTTGAATGCAGGAATATCTATAGAAGAAAATTTACAGAAAGATGTTTCGTTAGATTCTTTAGAAAATTCTGTGGAAGAAGTGGATAATATTGAAAACTACATAGACGAAATGAACGAAGCGATAACTCAATTCTTGCAAGATTGTACAAGACTTCCTAATGCGAATCATGAAGATAGAGTTCATTTTTATCATCTGCTTGCAATAACCGATTCTTTGGAAAATTTGAGTGATGAATGTTCTTCTATAATGTTTACTTTGAAAAAATATCTTGTAAACGACAATTTTGAAATGCAAAAAGAATCTACAAAGAAAATTGAATCGTATCTTGATTTGGTAAGAAATTTTTTTGAACAAGTTTGTCTGTATCTTACGATCGGTATGACAAGCGAAGAAAAACAGCAAAGTGAATTGCTGGAACAAAAAATTGATTCAACAAAGCGAGAATTAAAACTTTCTAGCCGTAATAGACTTGAACATGGTGGAGATGTCAAAACCGAACTTGCATTTATAGATTTGGTCAGAAAAATTGAAAAAGCAGGCGATTGCGTTTATTCATGTGCAAAAGCGATTTAA
- a CDS encoding efflux RND transporter permease subunit, with translation MSIKKINDWFEKAGAFMVCHRWNFIIGLFILTLFCCAGLSRLKLSTNEAEWFDNWDTVKMNQDHFEEIFGSTDSVMAHIKAKDVFAPEVLEMIKNLGDRLLNEVPYADSVTSLMSLSIPIGTEDGFEVASPFEDGVPDDPKILAEKKAFILSRESLKNILVSEDSTETWLILNLEHYTEDMETAERKIAPPAMNVFNSPEFKSDKWEIRPAGLSYTEYEEGVVITEQLISKIAIGFLVMIFFLIVFIRSMRGVIVPAVATFCSLGTTLGASAWLGITGDKTMVMVAIMLTMALAVGYSVHYINAFKLHFRQTGKRKDSVIKGLRDSGWPLFFTVVTTMGGMLSFLAGGIKPMRWVGGITAAAVFMVFLYIIILLPCLYSFGKDKLEDKKYIERKGSTTFDLGVERMGKAILNKKWITVALSAIVVAVSIPGIFKIKVNLDYSSMMGEKIPYIKRMLEIARSQIGSQYSYDVLIEYADEDAIKNPQVLKNMDELTDRIATLSMTKISGGKPRVSSVTKIIKEMNRTLNNDDEKFYSIPDDYDLVSQIMFLYEISGGTDLNEYVSQDFRAAYLHVDMKGYDAKECNQNVQTVEKWIKELFPDTKTAGVVGVVMNYAVMNEKIVSGSIKSIGTSLVIILILLIIAFASIKTGLIAMIPNIVPVLLCGSVMGYAGYNLDMITAMIVPMILGIAVDDTIHFTNHIKYHFELCGDYRLSIEKSFREIGKSMIMSTVILCAMFFIFTTSPMATLARIGILSLVGLGSALIADYTLTPVLMYICKPFGKEKNIE, from the coding sequence ATGTCAATAAAAAAAATAAATGATTGGTTTGAAAAAGCGGGTGCATTCATGGTGTGCCACCGCTGGAATTTTATAATAGGACTTTTTATACTCACGCTTTTTTGTTGTGCAGGACTTTCTCGCCTAAAATTAAGCACAAACGAAGCAGAATGGTTTGACAACTGGGACACTGTAAAGATGAACCAAGACCATTTTGAAGAAATTTTTGGAAGCACAGATTCTGTAATGGCACACATAAAAGCAAAAGATGTTTTTGCTCCAGAAGTTCTTGAAATGATAAAAAATCTTGGAGATAGGCTTTTAAACGAAGTTCCTTATGCAGACTCCGTTACAAGTCTTATGAGTCTTTCTATTCCGATTGGAACTGAAGACGGATTTGAAGTAGCTTCGCCTTTTGAAGATGGAGTTCCTGACGATCCAAAAATTCTTGCAGAAAAAAAAGCATTCATTCTGAGCAGAGAATCTTTAAAAAACATTCTCGTGAGCGAGGACTCGACAGAAACCTGGCTTATCTTAAACCTTGAACATTACACAGAAGATATGGAAACTGCTGAACGTAAAATTGCTCCTCCTGCAATGAATGTCTTTAATTCTCCCGAATTTAAATCTGATAAATGGGAGATTAGACCAGCAGGACTTTCTTATACAGAATACGAAGAAGGCGTTGTAATCACCGAGCAACTGATAAGCAAGATTGCAATTGGATTTTTAGTTATGATTTTCTTCTTGATTGTCTTTATACGCTCAATGCGCGGAGTTATTGTTCCAGCCGTTGCAACTTTTTGTTCGCTTGGAACAACGCTTGGCGCTTCCGCTTGGCTTGGAATTACAGGCGATAAGACAATGGTTATGGTTGCAATAATGCTTACGATGGCACTTGCAGTAGGATATTCGGTTCACTATATAAATGCTTTTAAACTGCACTTTCGTCAAACAGGCAAACGAAAAGATTCTGTAATAAAGGGACTTCGAGATTCAGGCTGGCCACTATTTTTTACAGTTGTAACAACGATGGGCGGTATGCTTTCGTTTTTGGCAGGCGGAATAAAACCTATGCGTTGGGTTGGAGGAATCACCGCTGCCGCAGTATTTATGGTTTTTTTATATATAATTATTTTGCTTCCTTGCCTCTACAGTTTTGGCAAAGACAAATTAGAAGATAAAAAATACATAGAACGAAAAGGCTCAACAACCTTTGACTTAGGAGTTGAGCGAATGGGCAAAGCGATTTTAAACAAAAAATGGATTACAGTCGCTTTAAGCGCCATAGTAGTTGCCGTAAGCATACCCGGAATTTTTAAGATAAAAGTAAATTTGGACTATTCGTCGATGATGGGCGAAAAAATACCGTACATAAAGCGCATGCTAGAAATTGCACGCTCACAAATCGGCTCGCAGTACAGTTACGATGTGTTAATCGAATATGCTGATGAAGATGCAATAAAAAATCCGCAAGTTTTAAAAAATATGGATGAACTTACAGACAGAATTGCGACTTTAAGCATGACAAAGATAAGCGGAGGCAAACCACGCGTTTCTTCTGTAACAAAAATCATAAAAGAGATGAACCGCACACTCAACAATGACGACGAAAAATTTTATTCAATTCCGGATGATTATGACCTTGTAAGCCAGATAATGTTCCTCTACGAAATTTCTGGTGGCACAGATTTAAACGAATATGTTAGCCAAGATTTTAGAGCGGCGTATCTTCATGTCGATATGAAAGGCTACGATGCTAAAGAGTGCAATCAAAACGTGCAAACTGTAGAAAAATGGATTAAAGAGTTGTTCCCAGACACAAAAACCGCTGGTGTTGTTGGCGTAGTTATGAACTATGCAGTGATGAACGAAAAAATTGTAAGCGGTTCAATAAAATCAATCGGAACGTCGCTTGTCATCATACTAATCCTGCTCATAATCGCCTTTGCTTCAATAAAAACTGGACTTATCGCGATGATTCCAAACATTGTTCCTGTACTTTTATGCGGTTCTGTAATGGGCTACGCAGGATACAACCTAGACATGATAACCGCAATGATTGTTCCTATGATTTTAGGAATTGCAGTCGACGATACAATCCATTTTACAAACCACATAAAATATCATTTTGAACTTTGCGGGGATTACAGGCTTTCAATAGAAAAATCATTCCGCGAAATCGGAAAATCTATGATTATGTCTACAGTAATTTTGTGTGCAATGTTTTTTATCTTTACGACAAGCCCAATGGCAACGCTCGCAAGAATAGGAATTCTCTCGCTAGTTGGACTTGGGTCTGCTTTAATTGCAGATTACACGCTCACACCAGTGCTCATGTACATCTGTAAGCCATTTGGAAAAGAAAAAAATATCGAATAA
- a CDS encoding outer membrane lipoprotein-sorting protein, whose amino-acid sequence MKKILSSIFTFAFVVAAISAQNLSGYDIVKKNDDLPSPKTSASTATLTIHTKKGDRLREVIMKTKDYGDVKKEVIVFTTPKDVAGVGYLMFNYEEKEDGSKKDSDNWLYMPAMKKVRRIASSGTESEGNFMGTDFTYQDMGDRSINKDVYTLLGEEAVDGVDCYKVECVSKTKTEKNPRRIVYIAKKDFVLRKAEYFDRQNQLHRILTTSGIKEIDGYMATTFMKMENVQSGTWSVIEIKNIVYNSTDIDDSLFTVASLEKGRIR is encoded by the coding sequence ATGAAAAAAATTTTATCATCAATCTTTACATTCGCATTTGTTGTTGCTGCAATATCCGCACAAAATCTATCAGGCTACGATATCGTCAAAAAAAACGATGATTTGCCTTCGCCAAAAACTTCTGCATCAACTGCAACCTTGACAATCCACACAAAAAAAGGCGACAGACTCCGCGAAGTTATAATGAAGACAAAAGATTATGGCGATGTAAAAAAAGAAGTCATCGTGTTTACAACTCCAAAAGATGTTGCAGGAGTTGGCTATCTCATGTTCAATTATGAAGAAAAAGAAGACGGCTCAAAAAAAGATTCTGACAACTGGCTTTATATGCCTGCAATGAAAAAGGTTCGCCGAATCGCTTCAAGTGGAACGGAATCCGAAGGCAACTTTATGGGAACAGATTTTACGTATCAGGATATGGGCGACCGTTCAATCAACAAAGATGTTTACACTCTCTTGGGCGAAGAAGCGGTGGATGGAGTTGATTGCTACAAAGTTGAATGTGTAAGTAAAACAAAAACAGAAAAAAATCCACGCCGAATTGTCTATATCGCAAAAAAAGATTTTGTTCTTCGCAAAGCGGAGTACTTTGACCGCCAAAATCAGTTGCACAGAATTTTAACGACTTCTGGCATAAAAGAAATCGACGGATATATGGCAACAACTTTTATGAAGATGGAAAATGTGCAATCAGGAACCTGGTCGGTTATCGAAATTAAAAATATCGTCTACAACTCGACCGACATTGACGACTCACTTTTTACCGTTGCATCGCTGGAAAAAGGTCGCATTCGCTAG
- a CDS encoding DUF1302 family protein: MKKLIYFLAVSIFSTGLFAQETSFSGNLSNQWGALSPWTSDSWDFSLGKIDFTGKIESTFQESRAFIEGNINHDFITSQTDFELNEAYIDYSKENWGFKIGRQKIVWGKADGLDITNYVFPQDLSSIFEDENTIAVNGLKFSVYGSTFNIETLWLPFFRGTKLPLENSNPLKKYVIPPQAISIALNSPELNLKNGEYGIKASGYFSLCDISIYGFYGWDKFPNLTYKTDGATPPTITINGKYERLAMLGLDMAIPIKEIVLRAETAYFPNRKMQSASVLIMGGKNSFIEKNEIMGLIGVDWMKDNWTLTAQYYCDNVFSGVEGLERKSSYEHASTLSISKTLLSETLKLSLSAVLGLNDFDSAASFKAEYELSDQIKIGAGIKAFFKGAKNDGKYGVYKDLSTQYIKVQYVF, translated from the coding sequence ATGAAAAAACTAATTTATTTTCTTGCAGTATCAATTTTTTCTACTGGACTTTTTGCTCAAGAAACTTCTTTTTCTGGAAATTTAAGCAATCAATGGGGAGCACTCTCTCCGTGGACTAGCGACAGCTGGGATTTTTCGCTTGGAAAAATAGATTTTACTGGGAAGATAGAATCTACTTTTCAAGAAAGTAGAGCGTTCATCGAAGGCAATATCAATCACGATTTTATTACCTCTCAAACAGATTTTGAATTGAACGAAGCATATATCGATTATTCAAAAGAAAACTGGGGCTTTAAAATCGGCAGGCAAAAAATAGTTTGGGGCAAAGCTGACGGCCTTGATATTACAAACTATGTATTTCCACAAGATTTATCGTCAATTTTTGAAGATGAAAACACGATTGCAGTAAACGGACTAAAATTTTCTGTCTATGGAAGCACATTCAACATAGAAACTCTTTGGCTTCCATTTTTTAGAGGAACAAAACTTCCGCTTGAAAATTCAAATCCTCTAAAAAAATATGTAATTCCACCGCAAGCTATTAGTATTGCTCTTAATTCACCAGAATTAAACTTAAAAAACGGCGAATACGGCATAAAAGCAAGCGGATATTTTTCTTTATGCGACATTTCTATCTACGGTTTTTATGGCTGGGACAAATTTCCAAACTTAACTTACAAAACGGATGGGGCAACTCCCCCAACTATCACAATCAACGGCAAATACGAACGCCTTGCAATGCTGGGACTCGATATGGCAATTCCAATAAAAGAGATTGTTTTGCGTGCAGAAACTGCGTATTTTCCAAATCGAAAAATGCAATCAGCAAGCGTACTCATAATGGGCGGAAAAAACAGTTTTATCGAAAAGAACGAAATTATGGGTTTAATTGGAGTGGACTGGATGAAAGACAACTGGACCCTAACCGCACAGTATTATTGCGATAATGTTTTTAGCGGCGTTGAAGGTCTTGAAAGAAAATCTTCCTACGAACACGCTTCAACTTTAAGCATATCAAAAACGCTTTTGAGCGAAACTTTAAAATTATCTTTATCGGCAGTTCTCGGCTTGAACGATTTTGACAGTGCCGCTTCGTTCAAAGCAGAATACGAACTTTCCGACCAGATAAAAATAGGTGCAGGAATAAAAGCCTTCTTTAAAGGAGCAAAGAACGACGGTAAATATGGGGTTTACAAGGATTTAAGTACCCAATATATAAAAGTTCAGTATGTGTTTTAA
- a CDS encoding GNAT family N-acetyltransferase: MIEVKFEALKNKSAAYDAQTEIGYCSFIADGDIWTVNHTVVDEKYGGQGIAKRLLTCVVENAKSQGKKIKPVCSYVVREFEKHPELYKEVAI, encoded by the coding sequence ATGATAGAAGTTAAATTTGAAGCGTTAAAAAATAAGAGTGCGGCCTACGACGCACAAACAGAAATTGGATATTGCTCATTTATAGCAGATGGCGATATTTGGACGGTAAACCACACAGTTGTCGACGAAAAATACGGTGGACAAGGAATTGCAAAAAGACTTTTGACCTGTGTTGTGGAAAATGCAAAATCACAAGGCAAAAAAATAAAACCTGTCTGCTCCTATGTAGTTAGAGAGTTTGAAAAACATCCGGAACTCTACAAAGAAGTAGCAATTTAA
- a CDS encoding class Ib ribonucleoside-diphosphate reductase assembly flavoprotein NrdI, giving the protein MKIIYATAHGSTRKFLDKLAVTDALELKDGSEKVSEDFILFTPTTGNGLVPENVKTFLKDNHLHLKAVVGNCSSARHAKTFGFAADSISQEYKVPVLFKYEGEGSQSDVTIMKNLIAAW; this is encoded by the coding sequence ATGAAAATAATATACGCAACAGCCCACGGCTCAACACGTAAATTTTTAGACAAACTTGCTGTAACGGATGCTTTAGAACTCAAAGACGGAAGCGAAAAAGTATCTGAAGATTTTATCCTTTTTACGCCAACAACAGGCAATGGCTTAGTTCCAGAAAATGTAAAAACCTTTTTAAAGGATAATCATTTACATTTAAAAGCTGTAGTTGGCAATTGCAGTTCAGCAAGGCACGCAAAGACTTTTGGTTTTGCCGCAGATTCAATTTCTCAAGAATACAAAGTTCCAGTTCTTTTTAAATACGAAGGCGAAGGTTCACAAAGCGATGTAACCATAATGAAGAATCTCATTGCTGCATGGTAA
- a CDS encoding alanine/glycine:cation symporter family protein yields MSSSVFAKINSVLEAIDNFVWGLPLIILILATGIFLTIKLRGVQFSQLKFALRSIFRKTDKKHGGELSSFKALCTSLSATIGTGNIVGVATAISLGGPGALFWMWLAALLGMATKYSECLLAIHFREEKSDGHILGGPFYTCEKGVGAKFPKLGKTLAILFAIFGTMVGLFGIGTFSQVNSISVAIETFAKIAANSELSTIVIPGIGTYSLVVVISSIILALLVALVIIGGLKRISSVAGIVVPIMAVLYVVLGALAVMCNLSKVTDAFEQIFQGAFGFKAAAGGAIGAMIVAMQKGIARGIFSNEAGLGSAPIAASAAKVEHAVQQGIISMTGTFFDTIVICTVTGLVIVISGSWQAEFGLAGFGITNAAFHILLPRIPDIVISFILMISLVLFAFTTILGWDYYSERCIEYLSNGKMLPVKIYRWLYILAVFAGPYMTVSAVWTIADIVNGLMAIPNIISILVLNGIIVKLTADYFSGKRIYSIGYDFWNNPIQEE; encoded by the coding sequence ATGAGTTCATCGGTGTTCGCAAAAATCAATTCTGTATTGGAAGCGATAGACAATTTTGTTTGGGGGCTTCCGCTCATAATCCTGATTTTAGCAACAGGAATTTTTCTTACAATCAAACTTCGCGGTGTGCAATTTTCTCAGTTAAAATTTGCACTCAGATCAATCTTTCGTAAGACAGACAAAAAACATGGCGGCGAATTATCTTCTTTCAAAGCACTTTGTACCTCGCTTTCTGCAACAATAGGAACAGGAAACATAGTTGGAGTTGCAACTGCAATATCTTTGGGCGGTCCCGGGGCACTTTTTTGGATGTGGCTTGCAGCACTTTTGGGAATGGCAACAAAATATTCGGAATGTCTTTTAGCGATTCATTTTAGAGAAGAAAAATCCGATGGGCATATTTTGGGCGGCCCTTTTTACACTTGCGAAAAAGGAGTTGGGGCTAAATTTCCAAAGCTTGGGAAAACACTTGCCATTCTATTTGCAATTTTTGGCACGATGGTAGGACTTTTTGGAATAGGAACTTTTAGCCAAGTAAACTCAATTTCTGTTGCGATAGAAACATTTGCAAAAATCGCAGCAAATTCAGAACTTTCAACAATTGTAATTCCAGGCATAGGTACCTATTCGCTTGTGGTAGTTATATCGTCCATAATACTCGCGTTGCTTGTTGCCTTAGTCATAATAGGCGGATTAAAGCGCATATCATCTGTTGCTGGTATAGTCGTTCCTATCATGGCGGTTTTGTACGTTGTTTTAGGAGCACTTGCAGTAATGTGTAACCTTTCAAAAGTTACAGATGCCTTTGAGCAAATATTCCAAGGTGCGTTTGGTTTTAAAGCAGCAGCAGGTGGAGCAATTGGCGCAATGATAGTTGCAATGCAAAAGGGAATTGCTCGTGGTATTTTTTCGAACGAAGCTGGGCTTGGCTCCGCTCCAATAGCAGCATCTGCCGCAAAAGTTGAACACGCAGTACAGCAGGGAATAATCTCTATGACGGGGACTTTCTTTGACACAATAGTAATCTGCACAGTAACAGGGCTTGTAATTGTAATTTCAGGTTCTTGGCAGGCAGAATTTGGACTTGCTGGTTTTGGAATAACAAACGCAGCGTTCCATATCCTGCTTCCGCGCATACCAGATATCGTAATTTCATTTATTTTAATGATAAGCCTTGTATTGTTTGCCTTTACAACAATTTTGGGCTGGGATTATTATTCCGAGCGTTGTATAGAATATCTATCAAATGGCAAAATGCTCCCCGTAAAAATCTATCGTTGGCTTTATATATTGGCAGTTTTTGCAGGCCCTTACATGACCGTAAGTGCAGTTTGGACAATAGCAGACATAGTAAACGGCCTCATGGCAATTCCAAACATCATATCAATTCTTGTGTTAAACGGAATCATCGTAAAATTGACCGCAGATTATTTTTCTGGCAAAAGGATATATTCAATAGGATACGACTTTTGGAATAATCCAATCCAAGAAGAATAG
- a CDS encoding lipid II:glycine glycyltransferase FemX, with product MIKIVPALPQDLPPTDIIFQTPFWGEFKHKVNKEKSLYFWVGYTKDFCESEPSFGSMKIFSLLVQIRKTKFNTVYAYTPRSPAINIAENERGFILEEIAFCIKDFLPKETLFIRFDIPWAVPGAFNSDKRIELSQLAMNFGTKHHNLYKAQSNHLCPNTVIMDLRPSPEKLLSMMRQQTRNSIRRSYKEGVEFEIYDKSSPLIMQKLEEWHKIYKQTAERKGFYYEEFEYFKILFEMLCQNNVKNERRFDDKNIVPLDATAPLPEFYLFTASKENKILSGLILAICGSSAYYMYAASSLENRQCMPNYGLQWEVIRFARSKGCTKYDLMGIPPSDDKTNSMAGLFIFKTGFGGQKVHFGGTWDFPYNKEEYHAFSSAESLQLRP from the coding sequence ATGATTAAGATTGTTCCTGCCTTGCCACAGGATTTGCCGCCTACAGATATTATTTTTCAAACTCCATTTTGGGGAGAATTTAAACATAAAGTAAACAAAGAAAAATCTCTTTATTTTTGGGTTGGATATACAAAAGATTTTTGCGAAAGTGAGCCTTCTTTTGGGTCTATGAAGATTTTTTCTCTTTTAGTTCAAATTAGAAAAACAAAATTCAATACTGTCTACGCATACACGCCCCGTTCTCCTGCAATAAATATTGCTGAAAATGAGAGAGGTTTTATTCTCGAAGAAATTGCATTTTGCATAAAAGATTTTTTGCCTAAAGAAACCCTATTTATTCGCTTTGATATTCCTTGGGCTGTTCCAGGTGCTTTTAATTCTGATAAGAGAATTGAACTTTCTCAACTTGCAATGAATTTTGGCACAAAACATCACAATTTGTATAAGGCACAATCAAATCATTTGTGTCCAAATACTGTCATAATGGATTTAAGACCTTCTCCAGAAAAATTGCTTTCTATGATGAGGCAACAGACTAGAAATTCCATAAGGCGTTCTTATAAAGAAGGAGTTGAATTTGAAATATACGATAAATCTTCTCCACTTATTATGCAAAAATTAGAGGAATGGCACAAAATATATAAGCAAACGGCAGAGCGCAAAGGCTTTTACTATGAAGAATTCGAATATTTTAAAATCCTTTTTGAAATGCTTTGCCAAAATAATGTAAAAAACGAGCGACGTTTTGATGACAAAAATATAGTTCCGCTTGATGCAACTGCACCTCTTCCTGAATTTTATCTTTTTACTGCTTCAAAAGAAAATAAAATTTTAAGCGGTTTGATTTTGGCAATATGTGGAAGTTCTGCTTATTATATGTATGCAGCAAGTTCTTTAGAAAATCGGCAATGTATGCCAAATTACGGGCTACAATGGGAAGTAATAAGATTTGCTCGTTCAAAAGGTTGCACAAAATACGATTTGATGGGAATTCCCCCGAGCGATGATAAAACTAATTCTATGGCAGGGCTTTTTATTTTTAAGACAGGTTTTGGAGGTCAAAAAGTTCATTTTGGTGGAACTTGGGATTTTCCTTATAATAAAGAAGAATATCATGCTTTTTCCTCAGCAGAATCCTTGCAACTTAGACCTTAA
- a CDS encoding MliC family protein, with translation MKKIMFIALSLIVFSLLSCSKAEDKSLKAVVTNSGSYVSSDGNKVIAVFYELSDKSLDFVKVKLGDKEFTLPHAVSADGARYSDEIENEFWFKGNSLFVFEKNDAGEWIPLKEYIEKK, from the coding sequence ATGAAAAAAATTATGTTTATTGCACTCTCTTTGATTGTATTTTCGCTCTTATCTTGTTCAAAAGCAGAAGATAAATCATTAAAAGCGGTTGTTACAAATTCTGGGAGCTATGTTTCTTCAGACGGAAATAAAGTGATTGCGGTTTTTTATGAACTTTCGGATAAAAGTCTTGATTTTGTAAAAGTAAAATTGGGAGACAAAGAATTTACCCTGCCACATGCGGTTTCTGCTGATGGCGCTAGATATTCTGATGAAATTGAAAATGAATTTTGGTTTAAAGGAAACTCGCTTTTTGTCTTTGAAAAAAATGACGCTGGCGAATGGATTCCTTTAAAAGAATATATCGAAAAAAAATAA